Proteins from one Malaya genurostris strain Urasoe2022 chromosome 2, Malgen_1.1, whole genome shotgun sequence genomic window:
- the LOC131427380 gene encoding dynamin-1-like protein, with translation MEALIPVVNKLQDVFNTVGSDAIQLPQIVVLGSQSSGKSSVIESLVGRTFLPRGTGIVTRRPLILQLVYTPLDDREHRSPDTGTVNVEEWGRFLHIKNKIFTDFDDIRGEIESETDRMAGDNKGICPEPINLKIYSTKVVNLTLVDLPGITKVPVGDQPEDIEAQIKDLLVQYIENPNSIILAVTAANTDMATSESLKMAKEVDPDGRRTLAVLTKLDLMDAGTDAIDILCGRVIPVKLGIIGVVNRSQQAINDKKAIEEQLRDEAAYLQRKYPTLATRNGTPYLAKTLNRLLMHHIRDCLPDLKTRVNVMASQFQSLLNSYGEDVTDKSQCLLQIITKFASAYCSTIEGTSRNIETTELCGGARICYIFHETFGKTLDSIHPLTGLTKMDILTAIRNATGPRPALFVPEVSFELLVKRQIRRLEEPSLRCVELIHEEMQRIIQHCGTEVQQEMLRFPKLHEKIVDVVTQLLRRRLPTTNSMVEHLVQIELAYINTKHPDFHKDAALVPSLLKADMQDQWAHLHQTGNPPSRRTRPAPQAVAPVQQAMEPIDSNHVSEMTSSWLSNILPPPVGHTPPGIPGGLHSSESAESSSTNTPTHGVLSPTKPVNLLPDVPINHSSRKLTDKEQKDCDVIERLIKSYFYIVRKSIQDSVPKAIMHFLVNFVKDNLQSELVTHLYKSDSANELLNESDHISIRRKEASDMLKALTRANHIISEIRETHMW, from the exons ATGGAAGCTCTCATACCGGTGGTGAACAAGCTACAGGATGTGTTCAACACGGTTGGCTCGGATGCCATTCAGCTGCCACAGATTGTTGTTCTTGGTAGTcag AGCTCGGGCAAAAGCTCCGTCATCGAAAGTCTTGTGGGAAGAACGTTTCTGCCTCGAGGAACCGGAATAGTGACCCGTCGACCGCTGATTCTGCAATTGGTTTATACGCCACTTGATGACCGAGAGCACCGTTCGCCGGACACGGGTACAGTGAACGTTGAAGAGTGGGGTCGCTTCTTGCATATAAAGAACAAAATCTTCACTGATTTTGATGATATCCGAGGTGAGATTGAAAGTGAGACGGATCGTATGGCAGGTGACAACAAGGGAATATGTCCGGAACcgatcaatttgaaaatttattcgacaAAAGTGGTAAACTTGACGTTAGTCGATTTGCCGGGAATAACAAAGGTTCCTGTCGGGGATCAACCTGAAGATATAGAAGCACAGATCAAAGACTTACTGGTTCAGTATATTGAAAATCCAAACTCCATTATTCTGGCCGTTACGGCAGCCAACACAGATATGGCGACTAGCGAGTCGCTCAAGATGGCAAAGGAAGTAGATCCGGATGGTCGAAGAACGTTGGCAGTGTTGACGAAACTTGATTTGATGGATGCTGGCACGGATGCAATCGATATTCTTTGCGGCAGGGTTATTCCGGTAAAATTAGGAATCATCGGAGTGGTTAACCGATCTCAGCAGGCAATTAATGACAAAAAAGCTATTGAAGAACAGCTTCGGGATGAGGCAGCGTATCTACAGAGAAAGTATCCTACACTGGCTACCCGCAATGGAACACCTTATCTAGCGAAAACGTTGAACCGACTGCTGATGCACCACATTCGGGACTGTCTgccagatttgaaaacccgcgtGAACGTTATGGCATCGCAATTCCAATCGCTGTTGAATTCCTACGGTGAAGATGTGACCGATAAGAGCCAGTGTTTGCTGCAAATAATTACTAAATTCGCTTCCGCGTACTGTTCCACGATTGAGGGAACTTCACGGAACATCGAAACAACCGAGCTTTGCGGTGGTGCTCGGATTTGTTATATTTTCCATGAAACGTTCGGAAAGACACTGGACTCGATACACCCCTTGACTGGTTTGACCAAGATGGATATTCTGACGGCCATCCGTAATGCGACCGGTCCACGGCCAGCTCTTTTTGTACCGGAAGTCAGTTTCGAGCTGCTGGTGAAGCGCCAAATCAGACGACTGGAAGAACCGTCGCTTCGCTGTGTAGAACTAATTCACGAGGAAATGCAGCGTATTATTCAGCACTGCGGAACTGAGGTCCAACAAGAGATGCTTCGATTTCCCAAGTTACATGAAAAGATTGTCGACGTCGTAACACAGCTGCTTCGACGACGTTTGCCTACAACCAATTCGATGGTTGAGCATCTCGTTCAGATAGAGCTGGCTTACATTAACACAAAACATCCCGATTTTCACAAGGATGCCGCATTGGTACCCAGTCTGCTGAAGGCTGATATGCAGGATCAGTGGGCACATTTACATCAAACTGGAAATCCACCGAGCCGTCGAACCCGGCCCGCCCCGCAAGCAGTCGCCCCGGTTCAGCAGGCTATGGAACCGATCGATTCGAATCATGTCAGCGAAATGACATCCAGCTGGTTGTCCAACATTTTACCGCCACCAGTTGGGCATACTCCTCCGGGAATTCCTGGTGGGTTACATTCTTCGGAAAGTGCCGAATCCTCTTCGACAAACACGCCAACCCACGGAGTGTTGAGTCCTACAAAACCAGTCAATCTGCTACCGGATGTTCCAATTAATCATTCGTCTCGTAAACTAACCGATAAGGAACAGAAGGATTGCGATGTTATTG AACGTCTCATCAAATCCTACTTCTACATTGTGCGCAAGTCTATCCAGGACTCTGTACCAAAAGCCATTATGCATTtccttgtcaattttgtcaaggaCAATCTGCAGTCGGAGCTGGTGACGCATTTGTACAAATCAGATTCAGCCAATGAGTTACTGAACGAATCGGATCACATCTCGATCCGTCGTAAGGAGGCCAGTGATATGCTAAAG GCTCTGACACGCGCCAATCATATTATAAGCGAGATTCGCGAAACGCACATGTGGTAA
- the LOC131432371 gene encoding actin-related protein 2/3 complex subunit 5-C, with translation MAKNTSSSAFRKIDVDQYNEDNFREDEADQASSGMIVPDENEITSLLNQGRNIDALKTVLQNAPLLCKNQQVKDNALNLTLKVLLSIKSSQIDAAIESLDDPELWDVLMKYIYRGFEIPSEGSSGHLLTWHEKVFAKGGVGSIVRVLSDSARA, from the exons ATGGCCAAAAACACGTCTAGCTCAGCATTTCGTAAAATCGACGTTGATCAATACAACGAGGACAACTTCCGAGAGGATGAAGCAGACCAAGCTTCCAGTGGAATGATCGTTCCTGACGAGAATGAGATCACTTCACTACTTAATCAA GGAAGAAATATCGATGCCCTGAAAACTGTTTTGCAAAACGCTCCGCTTCTGTGCAAAAACCAACAGGTCAAG GACAATGCACTGAATCTGACATTGAAAGTGCTGCTATCAATAAAATCGTCGCAGATTGATGCAGCAATCGAGTCCCTGGATGATCCCGAACTGTGGGATGTCCTCATGAAGTACATTTATCGAGGATTCGAGATTCCTTCCGAGGGATCCAGCGGCCATTTGCTGACATGGCATGAGAAGGTTTTTGCCAAAGGTGGTGTTGGCAGCATCGTTCGGGTGCTGTCAGATAGTGCCCGTGCTTAG